A genome region from Triticum aestivum cultivar Chinese Spring chromosome 2B, IWGSC CS RefSeq v2.1, whole genome shotgun sequence includes the following:
- the LOC123043323 gene encoding uncharacterized protein translates to MARGPLDLWNEWGTRILVLLSLGFQVILHLFAKVRRRKASSAMQRFFLWLAYQLSDMTATYAAGQLFFSSTPQEHHLVAFWAPFLLLHLGGPDNITAYALEDSKLWKRHFLSLLVQVLGAGHVFYKHIIGSGILLMLAAILIFGLGVAKYGERTCALWFANFSRLRSSLKVLPRDKHHQKFYTEHQHGYDNSNAELLQLAHSLFHICKRGIVDSVMMVDPDSLSELDSLDNTTIQGLMKDRERMWTVMEMELSLMYDILYTKASVIHSWFGYCIRAVSPLAITASLVLFQLSGKDGDSQADVVVTYTLLVVALVLETKSLVGALGSSWVFAFLCATRCNWLRHAALCSGRWHWLRQRLGSLRRSWPGKAIITRNSRRWSGTMGQHNMLQFRTGEMDSTGHQLGSLFKMVGLSESFERRYYSWTVEVPEKVKERAQKVDDIVSTGDINTMGMLRYNWGKMALSEKKYPGLYMELEDWHGVDFHESIISWHIATDLILAAGQPSGHDAADGRVEAVRALSNYMMFLLVDRPDMLPGLPQNWLYKKTCTNLDDLCKERLVGSRGNIFTALKRLFGPRHHRRCLNPSKLEKELAGIILELPHEENFNYYETPRLMYARKIARILRRRDEDAVVVLLDVWTDFMAYAANRCSREAHARNLNSGGELTTVLWLMIEHLRLIKGDATKVMTSVPERPWSFPAEILT, encoded by the exons ATGGCTCGAGGGCCTTTGGACTTATGGAATGAGTGGGGAACCCGGATCCTGGTTCTCTTGAGCCTCGGCTTCCAGGTCATCCTCCATCTCTTCGCCAAGGTGCGTCGTCGCAAAGCCAGCTCAGCTATGCAGAGGTTCTTCCTCTGGCTGGCGTACCAGCTGTCCGACATGACGGCGACGTACGCTGCCGGgcagctcttcttcagcagcacGCCGCAAGAGCACCACCTAGTCGCCTTCTGGGCTCCGTTCCTCCTGCTGCACCTTGGCGGCCCGGACAACATTACCGCCTATGCCCTCGAGGATAGCAAGCTCTGGAAACGCCACTTTCTGAGCCTTTTGGTGCAGGTCCTGGGAGCTGGACATGTCTTCTACAAGCATATCATCGGCAGTGGGATCTTGCTCATGCTGGCTGCCATCTTGATATTCGGTCTCGGCGTTGCCAAGTATGGGGAGAGGACATGTGCGCTCTGGTTCGCCAACTTCAGCAGGCTCCGGAGCTCTCTCAAGGTGTTACCACGTGACAAGCATCACCAAAAATTTTACACCGAGCATCAACACGGCTACGACAACTCCAACGCTGAACTCCTGCAGCTTGCTCACTCCCTGTTTCATATCTGCAAGCGTGGGATAGTTGATTCCGTGATGATGGTGGATCCAGATAGCCTGAGTGAGCTGGATTCTTTGGACAACACAACAATCCAGGGCCTCATGAAAGACCGTGAGCGCATGTGGACGGTGATGGAGATGGAGCTCTCCCTTATGTACGACATCCTCTACACGAAGGCAAGTGTGATCCACTCTTGGTTTGGCTACTGCATCCGTGCCGTGTCGCCTCTTGCCATTACCGCCTCTCTTGTGCTGTTCCAGTTGAGCGGCAAAGATGGTGACAGCCAAGCCGATGTTGTCGTCACATACACCTTGTTGGTTGTTGCCTTGGTCCTGGAGACAAAATCCCTTGTAGGTGCACTTGGATCAAGCTGGGTGTTTGCCTTCTTGTGTGCTACACGATGTAATTGGCTTCGGCATGCAGCTCTGTGCAGTGGAAGGTGGCACTGGCTTCGTCAGAGACTTGGATCTCTCCGCCGGTCTTGGCCTGGAAAGGCGATAATTACACGGAACTCAAGGAGATGGTCAGGCACCATGGGACAGCACAACATGTTGCAGTTTCGCACCGGAGAGATGGATTCGACCGGTCACCAGCTCGGCAGTCTTTTCAAGATGGTGGGGCTCAGCGAGTCGTTTGAGAGAAGGTACTACTCATGGACTGTTGAGGTcccagagaaggtcaaggagcGTGCACAGAAGGTGGACGACATAGTCTCAACGGGTGATATAAACACAATGGGCATGCTCAGGTATAATTGGGGTAAAATGGCGCTGAGTGAGAAGAAGTACCCTGGGCTGTACATGGAGTTGGAGGACTGGCATGGAGTTGACTTCCACGAGAGCATCATCAGCTGGCACATCGCCACCGACTTGATCCTCGCCGCAGGGCAGCCAAGCGGCCATGATGCAGCTGACGGCCGTGTGGAGGCTGTCAGGGCACTGTCCAACTACATGATGTTCCTCCTGGTGGATCGCCCCGACATGCTACCAGGCCTTCCTCAGAACTGGCTGTACAAGAAAACCTGCACCAATCTGGACGACTTGTGTAAAGAACGCCTAGTTGGTTCTCGAGGCAACATCTTCACCGCGCTCAAGAGATTGTTCGGACCACGCCATCACCGCCGCTGCTTAAATCCTTCTAAGCTCGAGAAGGAGCTTGCCGGGATCATACTGGAGCTGCCACACGAGGAGAATTTCAACTACTACGAAACTCCTCGGCTCATGTACGCACGCAAGATTGCTCGGATACTGCGCCGTAGGGACGAAGATGCagtggttgtgctgctagacgtgTGGACCGACTTCATGGCCTATGCAGCCAACCGGTGCAGCAGGGAGGCGCACGCCAGGAACCTGAACAGCGGCGGTGAGTTGACGACTGTGCTCTGGCTTATGATAGAGCACCTCCGCTTGATAAAAGGAGATGCAACAAAG GTTATGACCAGTGTACCTGAACGTCCCTGGAGCTTTCCGGCTGAAATCTTAACCTGA